From Rutidosis leptorrhynchoides isolate AG116_Rl617_1_P2 chromosome 3, CSIRO_AGI_Rlap_v1, whole genome shotgun sequence, a single genomic window includes:
- the LOC139898329 gene encoding uncharacterized protein, whose product MDEDSDRSSESTSFEIIARQRNHIVNNNSVDDDGDDYEDSATLNVNEFDDDDDDDQRDVNEFENSPMEIEEEIRISQSETLASGLAEVPIQYEMTQEELEHLKNQLQGSQQEALAIVITQAAQACSDSKIQLPKVPSSSSELSPSISSLAKSNSQDIHTPVANGKITTSDTKSVSTSRTVRTPSDGFNWRKYGQKQIKSPRGSRSYFKCSYNECNAKKIVCYDQYNTMTKIVHIGQHNHEPPNKGLTRVEMMSSSSSSRRLEHKASSKSGYKKHKSSGLVNNGQILVEEMDAPSPKQEELEHFKNQLQGSRQEALAIVPSSSYELSPLISSLARSNSQNEKITSDTKSVTTSRTVKTRIDGFNWRKYGQKQVKTPRGSRSYFKCTYNECIAKKIECCDQYNTVTKIVNKGQHNHEPPKKVLTRVEMMSSSPSSRGYKRHKSSGLVNNSQILVEEMDGTPPKQEELEHFKNQLQGNKIQSPKVSSSSSELSLPISSLLRLSSQEDRSVSTSRNVKTRSDGFNWRKYGQKQMKNTRGSRSYFRCTYNECNAKKIECSDQYNTMIKIIHIGQHNHEPPRKGLTRVEMMSSSPKKVLTRVEMMSSSPSSRGLECKESSKSGYKKHKSSGLVNNGQSLVEKMDAPPLKPRVKNNNLLSPAAVPKSPKKPKFVIHAASDIELSADGYKWKKYGQKMVKGNPHPRNYYKCTSAGCPVRKHIEMAVDGSSEVILTYEGIHDHEMPIRNKEQGSPSALLLKDVSPR is encoded by the exons ATGGATGAAGACAGTGATCGAAGCTCTGAATCAACTAGTTTCGAAATCATAGCCAGACAACGAAATCATATTGTTAACAACAACAGCGTGGATGACGATGGTGACGATTATGAAGATTCCGCCACTCTGAATGTTAACgaattcgatgatgatgatgatgatgatcagagAGATGTTAATGAATTTGAGAATTCGCCTATGGAAATTGAGGAAGAAATTAGAATTAGTCAATCTGAAACCCTAGCTTCTG GGTTAGCGGAGGTGCCAATACAATATGAAATGACTCAGGAGGAATTAGAGCACTTGAAG AATCAACTTCAAGGGAGTCAACAAGAAGCGTTGGCAATCGTTATAACTCAGGCTGCTCAAGCTTGTTCAGATAGTAAGATTCAATTGCCAAaagttccatcatcatcatccGAATTATCACCATCGATTTCAAGTCTCGCAAAATCAAATTCACAAGACATTCATACACCAGTAGCAAACGGGAAGATAACAACATCTGATACCAAAAGTGTATCAACTTCACGCACTGTGAGAACACCTTCTGACGGGTTCAACTGGAGAAAATATGGTCAGAAACAAATCAAGAGTCCTCGAGGTTCTAGAAGCTATTTTAAGTGTAGTTACAATGAATGCAATGCTAagaagatcgtgtgttatgatcaATACAATACCATGACAAAAATAGTTCATATAGGTCAGCACAATCATGAACCACCTAATAAAGGGTTAACCAGGGTAGAGATGatgtcatcatcatcttcttctagAAGACTAGAACATAAAGCGAGCTCGAAATCTGGATACAAGAAACATAAATCAAGTGGGTTGGTCAACAATGGTCAAATTTTAGTTGAGGAGATGGATGCACCATCACCGAAACAAGAGGAATTAGAGCACTTTAAG AATCAACTTCAAGGGAGTCGACAAGAAGCGTTGGCGATCGTTCCATCTTCATCCTATGAATTATCACCATTGATTTCAAGTCTCGCAAGATCCAATTCACAAAACGAGAAGATTACATCTGATACCAAAAGTGTAACTACTTCACGCACTGTAAAAACACGTATTGATGGTTTCAACTGGAGAAAATATGGCCAGAAACAAGTGAAAACTCCTCGAGGCTCTAGAAGCTATTTTAAATGTACTTACAATGAATGCATTGCTAAGAAAATCGAGTGTTGTGATCAATACAATACCGTCACAAAAATAGTTAATAAAGGTCAGCACAATCATGAACCACCTAAGAAAGTGTTAACCAGGGTAGAGATGATGTCATCATCACCTTCTTCTAGAGGATACAAGCGACATAAATCAAGTGGGTTGGTCAACAATAGTCAAATTTTAGTTGAGGAAATGGATGGAACACCACCGAAACAGGAGGAATTAGAGCACTTTAAG AATCAACTTCAAGGGAATAAGATTCAATCACCCAAAGTTTCATCTTCATCCTCTGAATTATCACTACCGATTTCAAGTCTTTTAAGATTAAGTTCACAAGAAGACAGAAGTGTATCTACTTCACGTAATGTGAAAACACGCAGTGACGGGTTCAACTGGAGAAAATATGGTCAGAAACAAATGAAGAATACTCGAGGTTCTAGAAGCTATTTTAGGTGCACTTACAATGAATGCAATGCTAAGAAGATCGAGTGTAGTGATCAATACAATACTATGATAAAGATAATTCATATAGGTCAACATAATCATGAACCACCTAGGAAAGGATTAACCAGGGTAGAGATGATGTCATCATCACCTAAGAAAGTGTTAACCAGGGTAGAGATGATGTCGTCATCACCTTCTTCCAGAGGACTAGAATGTAAAGAGAGCTCGAAATCTGGATACAAGAAACATAAATCAAGTGGGTTGGTCAACAATGGTCAAAGTTTAGTTGAGAAAATGGATGCACCACCACTGAAACCGAG AGTAAAGAACAACAACTTGCTAAGTCCTGCTGCTGTTCCTAAAAGTCCAAAAAAGCCTAAATTTGTGATACATGCGGCTAGTGATATTGAACTTTCAGCAGATGGTTATAAATGGAAGAAATATGGACAAAAGATGGTAAAAGGAAATCCTCATCCCAG GAACTACTACAAGTGCACTAGTGCTGGTTGTCCTGTTCGGAAGCATATCGAAATGGCGGTTGATGGCTCATCTGAGGTAATACTAACATACGAAGGAATTCACGATCATGAAATGCCGATACGTAATAAAGAACAAGGATCACCTAGTGCTCTTTTACTCAAAGACGTTTCTCCTCGTTAA